The DNA window ACATCTAAGATACGAGCGTTGAAGAAATTTATTCTTCAAGTTTTTTCAGAAAAATGTAATCATAACGATATTTTGACCTTTCAGACATAACTGTAATagattttatattctttttttttcctttgccTTTTCGTGTGTTAAATGTTTTagtaaatattcttttaaaaaaacatcaaaattaaaagaaaatagctAAACTTAAGTATgtcataaaaaattgtttaaattttattttaaaacagtGGTCACCCATTaacagtaaaataataaagtttaAGCATATTGCGTACCAATAATACATTTGATCCGGaaaacaattataaaaaaatatttttcattttgggTAAAACGTATTGgatattaagaatattttcttaGAAGGAAAACTCAAGTCAAATACAGCAAAGTtggtaatttatttttcacgTTTTTACaatgatatttatatttaattttagatTCGTTCTCTATTcaagcgaaaaaaaaaaaaatatatctaacattttacttatatatatatataaacatatcaTTTAAGCTtaaggaaataaaattttacatcTAAAATCGTCTAAATAACACAAAAAGAATTTGAAGTTAAAAGGCATTAAAACAGATTAGGttcaaaaatatgaaaagaagATAActcaaaaatttaaaaagggTATAAGCTAAAATACGTAAAAAGAGTTCAAtctcaaaaatataaaaagtatttaagCTTAAAGAtgtaaaaattcaaaaataaaaattataattcgTATTCATATCGTTGTAATGGCACACTTAATAAAATGGTTGTTGATActgcaaaattattttaatacaaataagtAACCTCTTTAgtactttattttaaaatatcgtttttttattttattttatttataagaataactgcttttatgtaatatatattttacatttcgttttttttctttttcctcgttctattgttattttatttattttatttttttttttgtataattttattcgATAATCTAATTGTTAGGAGTATTACTTTTAACTTTAACTATGTTTTTACATAGagttttttttctattttaaaaatattccccaatatttctttttttgatgTTAATTCCTCTTTATTCATTACTTAAGcgtttataaataaatatataatgtattgtaaatatataatgtataaattaatatagaatttatttaaaaatatataatgtacagAAGAATACATactgtatttataaatacataatatacatataaatatataatgttatatgaatatatgatgtttatatgaatatataatgtatatataaaatatattctgtAAATGGATAATACAAACATAtgatgtgcatatatatttattcatagaTAACTAATGTTTACatgatatttttaagtatgaaaaataatagcaCACCCTTTATGTGAAATATTTTTGgctcatataaaaatttttaaaattttttatttacacataataaaagaatataaaatatttttccagtagttatatatataaatatatatatatattatatatatattatatatattatatatattatatatattatatatattatatatatatatattttttctttttttccttaactGTTTTAAATATTGCTATTTAAACATCTGATTTTCTTGCCTTACACCAAAGGAAGCGcttgttaaaaataataaaatgggTAAAGGAAGCAATGCATGTGTAGGTTTTAAAAAGAGAACTaaaataacagtaatataaaaaatttgttaaacTAGTACTAatgatttctttttttttatgtacaaatTCAAATAGAAAAGAAACCAAGCAAGGGAGAGGAAAAACGTTGAAGTAAAAGCGGGGAAATCTCAACTAAAAGCGAATAAAGAAGCACTGAACGTTATTTGCAAAgtaaacaaagaaa is part of the Plasmodium malariae genome assembly, chromosome: 14 genome and encodes:
- the PmUG01_14037900 gene encoding conserved protein, unknown function, with the protein product MGKGSNACKRNQARERKNVEVKAGKSQLKANKEALNVICKVCYTVFMQTQSIAQLAEHAQNKHNKDVKECFPDKFLSL